The Uruburuella testudinis genome window below encodes:
- a CDS encoding ArsR/SmtB family transcription factor codes for MSQPTLDKFQQCLPVFSVLADDNRQKILCLLDRERELNVNQLTEQLHLSRPAVSHHLKLMLDKQLIKVNQIGKERYYSLNLQPTLASLKELVALLEQDEAARQA; via the coding sequence ATGAGCCAGCCTACTCTCGATAAATTTCAGCAATGCCTGCCGGTGTTTTCGGTGTTGGCCGACGACAACCGCCAGAAAATCCTCTGCCTGCTCGACAGGGAGCGTGAGCTGAATGTAAACCAGCTTACCGAGCAGCTGCATCTTTCGCGGCCGGCGGTGTCGCATCATTTGAAGCTGATGCTCGACAAGCAGCTGATTAAGGTCAATCAAATCGGCAAAGAGCGGTATTATTCCCTCAATCTGCAACCGACGCTGGCGTCGTTGAAAGAATTGGTGGCGCTGCTCGAACAAGATGAGGCGGCCCGTCAGGCATAA
- a CDS encoding glycine zipper 2TM domain-containing protein: MKKTVFKILAVFAITLSLSACGSLDRQQRNMVAGAVIGGAAGHLIGGDSGATLGGAALGGVIGSQLNKEDRYYRR; this comes from the coding sequence ATGAAGAAAACTGTTTTCAAAATATTGGCTGTGTTTGCCATCACTCTGTCATTAAGTGCGTGCGGCAGCTTGGACCGCCAACAGCGTAATATGGTTGCCGGTGCGGTCATCGGCGGTGCCGCCGGCCATCTGATCGGCGGTGATTCGGGCGCAACGTTGGGCGGTGCGGCGTTGGGCGGCGTGATCGGCAGCCAGTTGAATAAAGAAGACCGCTATTACCGCCGATAA
- a CDS encoding NAD(P)H-binding protein: protein MNILIIGANGRVGSQLAQTLAKQGHTVHAAARQANPDWQHGHIRHQPFDLTAPLADISQIMASVRPDVVYFTAGSRGKNLLQVDAFGAVKAMQAAKAGGVGRFILLSSVFALQPERWGEKFLANITDYNIAKYFADDWLVHRSGLDYTILQPGALQEGEADGKIQTDVAEPLANSIGNVAATLAALLHAPNTIGKVITMADGNTPIATALEAV from the coding sequence ATGAACATTTTGATTATCGGCGCCAACGGCCGTGTCGGCTCGCAACTGGCGCAAACCCTTGCCAAGCAAGGGCACACGGTACACGCCGCCGCCCGCCAAGCAAACCCTGATTGGCAGCACGGCCATATCCGCCATCAGCCGTTCGACTTAACCGCACCGTTGGCGGATATCAGCCAAATCATGGCAAGCGTCCGCCCTGATGTGGTGTATTTTACCGCCGGTTCGCGCGGCAAAAATCTGTTGCAGGTCGACGCTTTCGGCGCGGTGAAAGCCATGCAGGCGGCAAAAGCGGGCGGTGTGGGGCGGTTTATTTTGCTCAGCTCGGTGTTCGCCTTGCAGCCTGAGCGTTGGGGTGAAAAATTTTTGGCAAACATCACCGATTACAACATCGCCAAATATTTCGCCGATGATTGGCTGGTGCATCGAAGCGGTTTGGATTACACCATTTTGCAGCCCGGCGCACTGCAAGAAGGCGAAGCCGACGGCAAAATTCAAACCGATGTCGCCGAGCCGCTCGCCAACAGCATCGGCAATGTCGCCGCCACGCTCGCCGCCTTATTGCATGCGCCGAACACCATCGGCAAAGTCATCACCATGGCCGATGGCAACACCCCGATCGCCACCGCACTTGAGGCCGTCTGA
- a CDS encoding TetR/AcrR family transcriptional regulator — protein sequence MAKTLNTVVKESITQALLRLMETQDFYAVSITDITKLAGVSRISFYRNFDSKEDVLIKHLQTETMAELAANIIEPTTRYIFIGIFHAINRVGELVDLLYARNLSHLFLAYIRACCGARPELDNETAHRNSLIMGICFGALDEWIRRGRQEDAEEMAASVHRLLDKIATEWDTPKEA from the coding sequence ATGGCAAAAACGCTCAACACAGTGGTGAAAGAAAGCATCACCCAAGCCCTGCTGCGTTTGATGGAAACGCAGGATTTCTATGCCGTCAGTATTACCGACATCACTAAACTGGCAGGGGTGAGCCGCATTTCGTTTTACCGTAATTTCGACTCGAAAGAAGATGTGCTGATCAAACATCTGCAAACAGAAACCATGGCGGAATTGGCGGCAAACATCATCGAACCCACCACCCGCTATATTTTTATCGGGATTTTTCATGCCATCAACCGTGTCGGTGAGCTGGTAGATTTATTGTATGCCCGCAATCTGTCACACCTGTTTTTGGCATACATCCGCGCCTGCTGCGGCGCCCGCCCTGAATTGGACAACGAAACCGCACATCGGAATTCACTGATTATGGGCATTTGCTTTGGCGCATTAGATGAATGGATACGGCGCGGCCGTCAGGAAGACGCGGAAGAAATGGCGGCGTCGGTGCACCGGCTGTTGGATAAAATCGCAACGGAATGGGATACGCCCAAAGAAGCGTAG
- a CDS encoding LysR family transcriptional regulator, whose protein sequence is MDFFSALTIFHSVAETANFSATARQLNLAVSSVARQIDRLEQTLGVSLLNRSTRRITLTNAGIHYLQQTRAVLDELHAANLSLKQETEQLQGKLRITYPPAYGHAKLAPLLAAFARRYPHIRLEAHAADDFFDLAEGRYDLAVRVGRVGDDGLVAKYLAPQQRVLCASPDYLVQRGTPAAPSDLPQHNCLVFMPPHHTAAKWSFSHPHHGTQTVQVQGSLSTNHTELLLNYALAAIGIAHLPDWLIDTPLAQGRLVRLLPEWTLMPDTAKERDGIYLVYPPASKSIMKIKALTNFLLAELQTPQP, encoded by the coding sequence ATGGACTTTTTTTCCGCACTTACCATTTTTCATTCCGTTGCCGAAACTGCCAATTTCAGCGCCACCGCCCGCCAACTTAATCTGGCCGTTTCATCGGTGGCACGACAAATCGACCGCTTGGAGCAAACCTTAGGCGTGAGCCTGTTAAACCGCTCCACCCGCCGCATCACCCTAACCAATGCCGGCATACATTATTTGCAGCAAACCCGCGCGGTTTTAGACGAGCTGCATGCCGCCAACCTTTCGCTGAAGCAGGAAACCGAGCAATTGCAGGGCAAACTGCGCATTACCTATCCGCCGGCTTACGGCCATGCTAAGCTGGCGCCGCTGTTGGCCGCATTTGCCCGCCGCTATCCGCATATCCGGCTGGAAGCGCATGCCGCCGATGATTTTTTTGACTTGGCGGAAGGGCGCTATGATTTGGCCGTTCGGGTCGGTCGGGTCGGCGATGACGGGCTGGTGGCGAAATACCTTGCCCCGCAGCAACGCGTGTTGTGCGCCAGCCCCGACTATCTGGTGCAGCGGGGCACGCCGGCCGCACCAAGCGATTTGCCGCAGCACAATTGTCTGGTTTTCATGCCGCCTCATCATACGGCGGCAAAATGGTCGTTCAGCCACCCGCACCACGGCACGCAAACCGTGCAAGTGCAAGGCAGCCTGAGCACCAACCACACCGAGCTGCTGCTGAACTACGCCTTAGCCGCTATCGGCATCGCCCACCTGCCCGACTGGCTGATCGACACCCCGCTCGCCCAAGGCCGGCTCGTTCGCCTTCTGCCCGAGTGGACACTCATGCCCGACACCGCAAAAGAGCGCGACGGTATTTATCTGGTTTACCCGCCCGCCAGCAAAAGCATCATGAAAATTAAAGCGTTAACAAATTTTTTACTTGCCGAACTGCAAACACCACAGCCATAA
- a CDS encoding organic hydroperoxide resistance protein, protein MKIFYKTSATATGGRDGHTQVDDGSIGFDLVGFQNDSGKIGTNPEQLFAMGYAACFDSAMNHVAPTLGIKPEQASTTVTVGIGQKADGAFGLDLDITITVKGLSEEEARKLIEKAHAVCPYSNAVRGNVATRLHVNLIQQFDL, encoded by the coding sequence ATGAAAATTTTTTACAAAACCTCTGCCACCGCCACCGGCGGCCGTGACGGCCACACCCAAGTGGACGACGGTTCAATCGGTTTTGATTTAGTCGGCTTCCAAAACGACAGCGGCAAAATCGGCACCAACCCGGAGCAATTATTCGCCATGGGCTACGCCGCCTGCTTTGACAGCGCCATGAACCACGTGGCGCCGACATTGGGCATCAAACCCGAGCAAGCCAGTACCACCGTTACGGTCGGTATCGGGCAAAAAGCAGACGGCGCATTCGGCTTGGATTTGGATATTACCATTACCGTCAAAGGCTTAAGCGAAGAAGAGGCCCGCAAATTAATCGAAAAAGCCCACGCAGTCTGCCCTTATTCCAATGCGGTTCGCGGCAATGTGGCAACCCGTTTGCACGTTAATCTGATTCAACAGTTTGATTTGTAA
- a CDS encoding chlorophyllase/cutinase-like alpha/beta fold protein, translated as MKKILAAALTLLALAGCSALDRMMPAMVASDYYQKTQTGMPLERKYTAPGTFHTASQTFAGGRQRFKTYKVWYPADLPHSKQTYPVVVFANGSGVAYYKYEAIFNHLASWGFVVIGNDDSSSWDGSSTSQSLAFLQQQNQHPDSLFYRKLDLNRAGVSGHSQGGVGAINAVGNFANSHQFKALYTASTPKHALALALKWPYNVGKINVPYFMNAGTGPFDGGDGKDPDSGIAPLTSLRDNYARISGNGLTVMARRSHADHGELLYLPDGYMTAWFRYTLMNDSEAAQVFTGAAPEIRRNTQNWQDVQIKR; from the coding sequence ATGAAAAAGATCTTAGCGGCTGCTTTAACGCTGCTCGCTTTAGCCGGCTGCTCGGCGCTAGACCGCATGATGCCGGCGATGGTCGCATCAGACTACTATCAGAAAACGCAAACCGGAATGCCGCTGGAGCGCAAATACACCGCGCCGGGCACTTTTCATACCGCCTCGCAAACCTTTGCCGGCGGCCGGCAGCGTTTTAAAACATACAAGGTTTGGTATCCCGCCGATCTGCCGCACAGCAAGCAGACTTATCCGGTGGTGGTATTTGCCAACGGCTCCGGTGTGGCATATTACAAATATGAAGCCATTTTTAACCATCTGGCCTCATGGGGTTTTGTGGTCATCGGCAACGACGACTCCAGCAGTTGGGACGGCTCGTCTACATCGCAAAGCTTGGCCTTTTTGCAGCAGCAAAATCAACATCCCGACAGCCTGTTCTACCGCAAGCTCGACCTCAACCGTGCCGGCGTGAGTGGTCATTCGCAAGGCGGTGTCGGCGCTATTAATGCGGTCGGCAACTTCGCCAACAGCCATCAGTTCAAAGCGCTCTACACGGCCAGCACCCCCAAACATGCCTTGGCTTTAGCACTGAAATGGCCGTATAACGTAGGCAAAATAAACGTGCCGTATTTTATGAACGCCGGCACAGGCCCTTTTGACGGCGGCGACGGCAAAGACCCCGACAGCGGCATTGCACCGCTCACCTCCCTGCGCGACAATTACGCCCGAATATCCGGCAACGGCCTCACCGTGATGGCACGGCGCAGCCATGCAGACCATGGCGAGCTGCTCTATCTGCCCGACGGCTACATGACGGCATGGTTCCGCTATACGCTGATGAACGACAGCGAAGCCGCACAAGTGTTTACCGGCGCCGCGCCCGAAATCCGCCGCAATACGCAAAACTGGCAGGATGTGCAGATTAAGCGCTAA
- a CDS encoding LysR family transcriptional regulator has protein sequence MRHFNELHAFITVARAGSFTAAAQRLGVSKSALSQTIGHLEGRLNLRLFNRTTRSISLTPAGAQLFGETEPHFAAIQDGIDNLGNFKDTLSGSIRINTSELAANLILYPKLKPLLAQYPELHIDLVVDNRWVDIVGQGFDMGVRLGYAVHQDMIAVQISAAAKMVVVASPDYLHGKPAVADISDLLQHRLIGMRFSSDHQQTAWEFNVNNQTVAFQPQAQFSANNNLRYQAVRDGLGIAWLPEMAVKNDLDSGSLIELLGEYAIVYEPLYLYYPNRKGHLNIFKIVVDALRWRD, from the coding sequence ATGCGCCATTTCAACGAGCTTCACGCCTTTATCACCGTTGCCCGAGCAGGCAGCTTCACCGCCGCCGCGCAACGGCTGGGCGTGTCGAAATCGGCGCTCAGCCAAACCATCGGCCATCTCGAAGGCCGCCTCAACCTGCGCCTGTTTAACCGCACCACCCGCAGCATTTCGCTCACCCCCGCCGGCGCGCAGTTGTTTGGCGAAACCGAACCGCACTTTGCCGCCATTCAAGACGGCATCGACAATTTGGGCAATTTCAAAGACACCCTCAGCGGCAGCATCCGCATCAACACCAGCGAGCTGGCCGCCAACTTGATTCTCTATCCCAAACTCAAACCGCTGCTGGCGCAATATCCTGAGCTGCATATCGATTTAGTGGTCGACAACCGCTGGGTCGACATTGTCGGGCAGGGCTTCGATATGGGCGTGCGGCTGGGCTATGCCGTGCACCAAGACATGATTGCGGTGCAAATATCCGCCGCCGCCAAAATGGTGGTAGTGGCCAGCCCCGACTACCTGCACGGCAAACCCGCCGTAGCGGACATCAGCGATTTGCTGCAACACCGCCTGATCGGCATGCGTTTTTCATCCGACCACCAACAGACAGCATGGGAATTCAACGTTAACAACCAAACCGTCGCCTTCCAGCCGCAAGCGCAATTTTCAGCCAACAACAACCTGCGCTACCAAGCCGTGCGCGACGGGCTGGGCATCGCCTGGCTGCCCGAAATGGCGGTAAAAAACGACCTCGACAGCGGCAGCCTGATCGAGCTCTTGGGCGAATACGCCATCGTTTACGAGCCGCTTTATCTGTATTACCCTAACCGCAAAGGCCACTTAAACATCTTCAAAATCGTGGTAGACGCGCTGCGTTGGCGCGATTGA
- a CDS encoding cyclophilin-like fold protein, with protein MKKRLAAITLALIGLALHPLSEAKEMKVKITLDNHVRYATLADNPAAQSLFAHLPLSLPLKDYAATEKVAYPNFKLNTSRAPARHRGRPGDITYYAPWGNLALFYQSGPEAAGLIYLGRFDSDYQPLLNAGHIKIEAAH; from the coding sequence ATGAAAAAACGCTTAGCCGCCATCACCTTAGCGCTGATCGGATTGGCGCTTCACCCCCTATCGGAGGCCAAAGAAATGAAAGTCAAAATCACGCTCGACAACCACGTGCGCTACGCCACCCTTGCCGACAACCCCGCCGCCCAAAGCCTGTTTGCGCACCTGCCGCTCAGCCTGCCGCTGAAAGATTACGCCGCCACCGAAAAAGTTGCCTACCCCAACTTCAAACTCAACACCAGCCGCGCCCCCGCCCGCCACCGAGGCCGCCCCGGCGACATCACCTATTACGCCCCGTGGGGCAATCTGGCATTGTTTTACCAAAGCGGCCCCGAAGCCGCCGGCCTGATTTACCTCGGCCGCTTCGACAGCGACTACCAACCCCTGCTCAACGCCGGCCATATCAAAATCGAAGCCGCACATTAA
- a CDS encoding NADH:flavin oxidoreductase/NADH oxidase family protein, producing MLFQPFTFANGKTVKNRFFKSAMEEQLAKHSRPGDELVRLYEVWANGGAGVLVTGNVMVDKSGKGSIDDVMVADERDLSRLQQWAQAGTQNGALLIMQVNHAGKQSPKAVSAVPLAPSAVPLAGMDGFINPPRALTDSEIKTLIAQFAETARIAEKAGFSGVQIHGAHGYLISQFLSPHHNRREDRWGGSLENRMRFLTEIYHAIRAVVGQTFLVGLKLNSADFQKGGFDESESVRVVQKMSALGIDFIEISGGNYESPEMLTAARQKAGTRQREAFFLDYAEKARAVSRVPLIITGGFRSQAAMNEALGSGHLDFVGIARPFALVPDLPNKIAGGDYQTVKTERIKTGFAPLDNKVGAVLEMDWYMNQMKRLANGKQPDPTLSPWKVLFKTLWENGKAGLSTGRS from the coding sequence ATGCTGTTTCAGCCCTTTACGTTTGCCAACGGCAAAACCGTGAAAAACCGTTTTTTCAAATCTGCGATGGAAGAGCAGCTTGCCAAGCACAGCCGCCCGGGTGACGAGCTGGTGCGCCTGTATGAGGTGTGGGCAAACGGCGGTGCGGGGGTGTTGGTAACCGGCAATGTGATGGTTGATAAAAGCGGTAAAGGCTCGATTGACGATGTGATGGTGGCCGATGAGCGTGATTTGAGCCGTTTGCAGCAATGGGCGCAAGCCGGCACGCAAAACGGGGCGCTGCTGATTATGCAGGTCAACCACGCCGGCAAACAGTCGCCCAAGGCGGTGTCGGCCGTGCCACTGGCGCCCAGTGCCGTGCCGCTGGCCGGTATGGACGGCTTTATCAATCCGCCGCGTGCGCTCACAGACAGCGAAATCAAAACCTTAATCGCGCAATTTGCCGAAACCGCCCGCATTGCGGAAAAAGCAGGCTTTTCCGGCGTGCAGATTCACGGCGCGCACGGTTATTTAATCAGCCAGTTTTTGTCTCCGCACCACAACCGCCGTGAAGACCGCTGGGGCGGCAGTTTGGAAAACCGTATGCGCTTTTTGACGGAGATTTATCACGCTATCCGTGCCGTTGTCGGGCAAACGTTTTTGGTGGGCTTGAAGCTCAATTCCGCCGACTTTCAAAAGGGCGGTTTTGACGAAAGCGAATCGGTGCGGGTGGTGCAGAAAATGTCGGCGCTCGGCATTGATTTTATTGAAATTTCCGGCGGCAATTACGAAAGCCCGGAAATGCTCACCGCTGCCCGCCAAAAAGCCGGCACCCGCCAACGTGAGGCTTTTTTCTTGGATTATGCCGAAAAAGCGCGCGCCGTCAGCCGGGTGCCGCTGATTATCACCGGCGGTTTCCGCTCGCAAGCGGCGATGAACGAGGCGCTGGGCAGCGGCCATCTCGACTTTGTCGGCATCGCCCGCCCGTTTGCGCTGGTGCCCGATTTGCCGAACAAAATCGCCGGCGGCGATTATCAGACGGTGAAAACCGAGCGCATCAAAACCGGCTTTGCCCCGCTCGACAACAAAGTCGGCGCAGTGCTGGAGATGGATTGGTATATGAACCAGATGAAGCGGCTGGCCAACGGCAAGCAGCCCGACCCGACATTGTCGCCGTGGAAAGTGTTGTTTAAAACCTTGTGGGAAAACGGCAAAGCCGGGCTGTCGACCGGCCGCTCGTAA
- a CDS encoding nuclear transport factor 2 family protein: MCSGRLKTPKVAIAYIDISGTAASARVDTDDLNGFGFADYFNLLKIEGKWTIVSKIFHTHYAEV, translated from the coding sequence ATGTGTTCCGGCCGTCTGAAAACCCCGAAAGTGGCGATTGCCTATATCGATATCAGCGGTACGGCGGCGTCGGCACGGGTCGACACTGATGACTTGAACGGCTTTGGTTTTGCCGATTATTTCAACCTGTTGAAAATTGAAGGAAAATGGACGATTGTCAGCAAAATCTTCCATACTCATTATGCTGAGGTTTAA
- a CDS encoding zinc-dependent alcohol dehydrogenase family protein, whose translation MSKRIVFNQTGDADVLEIIEHTEPAPAAGEVQIKVHAIGLNRADIMYRNGETGVKDFPARLGYEASGEVVAVGGGVAGFAVGDRVASIPAFSFADYAAYGEIVNLPARALVKMSAGQSWVEAAASWMQYITAFGALVAYARLQAGDFVIINAASSSVGVAAIQIANMVGAVPIAVSRSAAKTQELLDAGAKQVIVAAEENLSERVLAITGGKGARVAFDPVGGKGATEILNALSDEGQYYQYGTLSGEPLTVPAWTLIGKRLTLRGYVLFDITQNAQKLAQAKAFITQGLSDGRLKPLIAKVFDFDDVRQAHRLMEQGSQVGKIVLQTHLQQ comes from the coding sequence ATGTCAAAACGCATTGTATTTAATCAAACCGGCGATGCCGATGTATTAGAGATTATCGAACACACCGAGCCGGCACCGGCCGCAGGCGAAGTTCAAATCAAGGTGCACGCCATCGGCTTGAATCGGGCGGACATTATGTATCGCAACGGCGAAACCGGCGTGAAGGATTTTCCCGCCCGTTTGGGTTATGAAGCCAGCGGCGAAGTGGTGGCGGTGGGCGGCGGCGTGGCCGGATTTGCCGTGGGCGATCGGGTGGCGTCGATTCCGGCATTCAGCTTTGCCGACTATGCCGCTTACGGCGAAATCGTCAATCTGCCCGCCCGCGCACTGGTGAAAATGTCTGCCGGCCAGTCGTGGGTTGAAGCGGCGGCGAGCTGGATGCAATACATCACCGCATTCGGCGCACTGGTGGCATATGCCCGCTTGCAGGCGGGGGATTTTGTGATTATCAATGCCGCCTCCAGCAGCGTGGGTGTGGCAGCGATTCAAATCGCCAATATGGTGGGGGCGGTGCCGATTGCCGTCAGCCGCAGCGCCGCCAAAACACAGGAATTGCTCGATGCAGGCGCTAAGCAGGTGATTGTTGCCGCCGAAGAAAACCTGAGCGAGCGGGTGCTCGCCATCACCGGCGGCAAGGGCGCCCGTGTGGCGTTTGATCCGGTCGGCGGCAAAGGCGCCACAGAGATTCTGAATGCCTTGTCTGACGAAGGGCAGTATTATCAATACGGCACTTTATCGGGCGAACCGCTCACCGTGCCGGCGTGGACGCTTATCGGCAAACGTCTGACTTTGCGCGGCTATGTGTTGTTTGACATTACGCAGAATGCGCAAAAGCTGGCGCAGGCCAAAGCCTTTATCACCCAAGGGTTGAGCGACGGCCGATTGAAACCGCTGATTGCCAAAGTGTTTGACTTTGATGATGTCCGCCAAGCACACCGCTTGATGGAGCAGGGCAGCCAAGTGGGCAAAATCGTGCTTCAAACCCATTTGCAACAATAA
- a CDS encoding alpha/beta hydrolase: MKNRILKPAFLAVLIGLSTMNSYADTPADNTAATQVAQANPFGLVYHGAITRNEAGKVNIHPVQYHINGIDIAANVYTPAQYDPNKQYPAIVVAHPNGGVKEQVAGLYAQNLAQQGYIAIAFDAGMTEAQIAALPFEMYREGYEYYARSHFHPIRKPIPPSAAWQI; the protein is encoded by the coding sequence ATGAAAAACCGCATACTCAAACCCGCTTTCTTGGCCGTATTAATAGGACTCAGCACCATGAACAGCTATGCCGACACCCCGGCGGACAACACCGCTGCCACCCAAGTCGCCCAAGCCAATCCGTTCGGGCTGGTGTATCACGGCGCGATTACCCGCAACGAAGCGGGCAAAGTCAACATCCATCCGGTGCAATACCACATCAACGGCATTGATATTGCAGCGAATGTCTACACGCCGGCGCAATACGACCCGAATAAACAATACCCCGCCATCGTGGTGGCGCACCCCAACGGCGGCGTGAAAGAGCAAGTGGCGGGGCTGTATGCGCAGAATCTGGCGCAGCAAGGCTACATCGCCATCGCCTTTGACGCAGGCATGACCGAAGCGCAAATTGCCGCGCTGCCGTTTGAAATGTATCGCGAAGGCTACGAATATTACGCCCGCAGCCACTTCCACCCAATTCGCAAACCCATTCCACCCTCAGCAGCCTGGCAGATTTGA